A genomic segment from Desulfurispirillum indicum S5 encodes:
- a CDS encoding flagellar hook-length control protein FliK gives MITQILDIGNFPLLKKADKGTGSAMADGQQGGFLQLLFQSMDKGASEKNSPLLPADVPEAEKAMERLKQELQTALESLPLSGRSLRQLAQSDVLTPQFNHALQDILNQNVLPPDSIGRALIAEVMDFNSTVMNLEKSSFELSPQQLRDLTLLIEKFSAHRKGKDDKDQDVQAYHHLERSLLFGALFQKQETVVAPDESAVEDPDTHIPADLLARTDLAEELGTLVHFMKQAGELFMRLMDEAGLQPDDLPAGIAQVFQGLMTMSAMMEEVRQSRSMTPEHDGQILAQVLDGEEGMQHFVQLMRDIESLGLHEKQPATEQALQRLVGETAEGTEVARQLGQSLAAMGMLIQANQNPGRTAQADNIATPRQYAGFEALLEKSPLRQLVEAMSRVVASDASSESLEEELSRKQQNANRHNGSAAEITVDRQSAAVARQPVVAQAAMAKETQGRDSELARAVMNKALEAEDESLQEEQRPTRTLPTEKTSATGRENTVTATGATPVSAHAESSVTLQAAGSTSSTPAGQPFVGQQGSSATQSSLTPESAPESAGRRVDMDSVIDQILRKVSVHQSGSLKTITVALNPQHLGKVHIRLSIENAQLVGRLMVEDSGLRENMQRAAAQLREALSNMGLRVERFEIVQPAHQSAAQDNQSQFSEEFRHARNDQQGERDGGSRNHDTETHQNQGNHEHVDDTRETGAIATSDALDITV, from the coding sequence TTGATCACCCAGATTCTCGACATCGGGAACTTTCCCCTTCTAAAAAAAGCAGATAAAGGTACAGGAAGTGCCATGGCCGATGGCCAGCAAGGTGGTTTCCTGCAGCTCCTCTTCCAGTCCATGGACAAGGGAGCCAGTGAAAAAAATTCTCCTTTGCTTCCTGCAGATGTCCCTGAAGCCGAAAAGGCCATGGAGCGACTGAAACAGGAACTGCAGACAGCTCTTGAGTCACTGCCCCTTTCCGGCCGCAGCCTGCGCCAGCTGGCCCAGTCGGACGTACTGACTCCCCAGTTCAACCATGCCCTGCAGGATATTCTCAATCAGAATGTCCTTCCTCCCGACTCCATTGGACGTGCGCTGATTGCAGAAGTTATGGACTTCAACAGCACTGTGATGAATCTGGAAAAAAGTTCCTTTGAACTCTCCCCCCAACAGCTCCGTGATCTGACGCTCCTGATTGAAAAATTTTCTGCCCACCGCAAGGGCAAAGACGACAAGGATCAGGATGTACAGGCATATCATCACCTTGAGCGCTCCCTGCTCTTTGGTGCCCTGTTCCAGAAACAGGAAACCGTAGTGGCGCCCGATGAGTCTGCAGTGGAAGATCCTGATACCCATATCCCGGCAGACCTTCTCGCCAGAACTGACCTGGCGGAAGAACTCGGCACTCTTGTGCATTTCATGAAGCAGGCAGGTGAGCTCTTCATGCGCCTGATGGATGAGGCGGGCCTGCAGCCCGATGATCTGCCGGCCGGTATAGCCCAGGTATTCCAGGGCCTGATGACCATGAGCGCAATGATGGAAGAGGTACGCCAGAGCCGATCCATGACACCAGAGCATGATGGACAGATATTGGCCCAGGTGCTTGATGGTGAAGAAGGCATGCAGCATTTTGTGCAGCTGATGCGTGATATCGAAAGCCTGGGGCTGCATGAGAAGCAGCCAGCGACGGAGCAGGCACTGCAGCGCCTTGTGGGCGAAACCGCTGAAGGGACCGAGGTAGCCCGTCAGCTTGGCCAATCCCTTGCCGCCATGGGCATGCTGATTCAGGCGAACCAGAATCCTGGACGAACAGCCCAGGCGGATAATATAGCTACACCACGTCAATACGCGGGGTTTGAAGCTCTGCTGGAGAAGTCACCCCTGCGCCAGCTGGTGGAAGCCATGAGTCGGGTTGTGGCTTCGGACGCTTCCAGCGAATCCCTGGAGGAGGAGCTCTCCCGAAAACAGCAGAATGCGAACCGACACAATGGGTCTGCTGCTGAAATAACTGTAGACAGGCAGAGCGCGGCAGTCGCACGACAACCGGTTGTCGCCCAGGCGGCCATGGCAAAGGAAACCCAGGGCCGCGACAGCGAGCTTGCCAGGGCTGTTATGAACAAAGCTCTGGAAGCCGAAGATGAGAGCCTGCAGGAAGAGCAGCGGCCCACGCGCACGCTGCCCACGGAAAAAACTTCTGCCACCGGGCGGGAAAACACCGTAACTGCCACCGGAGCCACACCGGTATCGGCACATGCCGAGTCCTCCGTGACTCTTCAGGCAGCAGGGAGCACCAGCTCGACGCCAGCAGGACAGCCGTTTGTCGGACAGCAGGGCAGTAGTGCAACCCAGAGTTCACTGACACCGGAGTCTGCCCCGGAGTCTGCCGGGCGCCGGGTTGACATGGACAGTGTCATCGACCAGATACTGCGCAAAGTCAGTGTCCATCAAAGCGGCTCACTGAAGACCATTACGGTCGCGTTGAATCCGCAGCATCTGGGCAAGGTGCATATCCGCCTCTCCATTGAGAATGCCCAGCTGGTGGGTCGCCTGATGGTGGAAGACAGTGGCCTGCGCGAAAACATGCAGCGCGCGGCTGCACAGCTGCGGGAGGCTCTGAGCAACATGGGCCTGCGCGTTGAGCGTTTTGAAATAGTTCAGCCAGCTCATCAGTCCGCAGCCCAGGATAACCAAAGTCAGTTTTCCGAGGAATTCCGTCACGCCCGCAATGATCAGCAAGGTGAGCGCGACGGAGGATCGCGGAATCATGATACCGAAACACACCAAAACCAAGGAAACCATGAACATGTCGATGACACCCGTGAAACCGGTGCCATCGCTACGTCGGACGCTCTGGATATAACCGTTTGA
- a CDS encoding thiazole synthase: MSTDQLIIADRSFTSRLLMGTGKFANNQLMAEAIRASETEVVTVALRRVDLDAPQDDMLAAIDTERILLLPNTAGARDAEEAVRLARYARMAGCPSWVKLEVTPDPRYLLPDPLETYKAAQILIKEGFTVLPYINADPVLCKHLEEIGCATVMPLGSPIGSNKGIKTRENLRIIIEQSHVPVVVDAGLGAPSHAAEAMEMGADAVLVNTAIAIASDPAAMARAFAKAVQAGREGYLAGLGPQSSLASASSPLKGLMWE, encoded by the coding sequence ATGTCAACAGACCAACTGATCATAGCCGACCGTTCATTCACTTCCCGCCTGCTCATGGGCACCGGGAAATTCGCCAACAATCAGCTTATGGCCGAGGCTATCCGCGCTTCCGAGACGGAAGTGGTGACGGTGGCCCTGCGCCGGGTTGATCTGGATGCGCCCCAGGACGATATGCTGGCGGCCATTGACACGGAGCGCATTCTGCTGCTGCCCAATACGGCGGGGGCACGGGATGCGGAGGAGGCGGTGCGTCTGGCCCGCTACGCCCGCATGGCGGGTTGCCCTTCCTGGGTGAAGCTGGAGGTGACGCCCGATCCGCGCTACCTGTTGCCTGACCCGCTGGAGACCTACAAGGCGGCCCAGATCCTCATCAAGGAGGGCTTTACGGTGCTGCCCTATATCAACGCCGATCCGGTGCTGTGCAAGCACCTGGAGGAGATCGGCTGCGCCACGGTCATGCCCCTGGGCAGCCCCATTGGCAGCAATAAGGGGATCAAGACCCGCGAAAACCTGCGTATAATCATAGAGCAATCCCATGTGCCGGTGGTGGTGGATGCGGGGCTGGGCGCTCCTTCCCACGCGGCTGAGGCCATGGAGATGGGGGCTGACGCGGTGCTGGTGAATACAGCCATTGCCATTGCCAGCGATCCAGCTGCCATGGCCCGCGCCTTTGCCAAGGCCGTTCAGGCGGGTCGTGAGGGGTATCTGGCGGGACTTGGCCCCCAATCCAGTTTGGCTTCAGCTTCCAGCCCCCTCAAGGGCCTGATGTGGGAGTGA
- the thiH gene encoding 2-iminoacetate synthase ThiH produces MYSQHFASIDQTELRRMVEGVGEQDVRIALEKEHLGIKDFAALISSSADPYLEQIANKARQLTIQRFGRTILMYAPLYVSNYCTNGCLYCGFNHDNQVDRLLLTPEQVMQDAHIIASEGFRHLLLVSGEDRRYADTPYLCQIARQLKGQFSSIGVEVQPLEEAEYAQLNTCGVDSLTIYQETYDRELYAHVHPKGRKHDFNYRIDTPDRGARGGMRKVGLGVLLGLGNWAMDACNLALHVQYMMKTYWRTQVSVSFPRLRVAAGGFQPSDPVSDKHLFKLICAFRLFTQDGVLVLSTRESAQFRDLVFPYGVTQMSAGSKTNPGGYTDHDASEEQFHVEDPRSAGEVARAIKEHGYEAVWKDWDVQLV; encoded by the coding sequence ATGTACAGTCAGCACTTTGCCAGCATTGATCAGACGGAACTGCGGCGCATGGTGGAGGGGGTGGGTGAGCAGGATGTGCGCATCGCCCTGGAGAAGGAGCACCTTGGCATCAAGGATTTTGCCGCCCTTATCAGTTCTTCCGCCGACCCGTACCTGGAACAGATTGCCAACAAGGCCCGCCAGCTCACCATCCAGCGTTTCGGACGCACCATCCTGATGTATGCTCCGCTCTATGTCAGCAACTACTGCACCAATGGCTGTCTCTACTGTGGTTTCAACCACGACAACCAGGTTGATCGGTTGCTGCTGACACCAGAACAGGTCATGCAGGATGCCCATATCATCGCCAGCGAGGGTTTTCGCCATCTGCTGCTGGTCTCCGGTGAGGACCGACGCTATGCTGACACGCCCTACCTGTGCCAGATCGCTCGCCAGCTCAAGGGCCAGTTCAGTTCCATTGGCGTCGAAGTACAACCCCTGGAAGAGGCTGAATACGCGCAGCTCAATACCTGCGGAGTGGACAGCCTGACCATCTACCAGGAGACCTATGACCGCGAGCTCTATGCCCACGTACACCCCAAGGGGCGCAAGCACGACTTTAACTACCGCATAGACACCCCTGATCGGGGTGCGCGGGGTGGCATGCGCAAGGTGGGGCTTGGAGTTCTGCTGGGCCTGGGCAACTGGGCCATGGATGCCTGCAACCTGGCCCTGCACGTGCAATACATGATGAAGACCTACTGGCGTACCCAGGTTTCCGTCTCCTTTCCCCGCCTGCGCGTGGCAGCTGGTGGTTTCCAGCCATCTGACCCAGTCAGCGACAAGCACCTGTTCAAGCTGATCTGCGCCTTTCGCCTCTTCACCCAGGATGGGGTACTGGTGCTTTCGACCCGCGAGTCGGCGCAGTTTCGCGACCTGGTTTTCCCTTATGGGGTTACCCAGATGTCGGCGGGTTCCAAAACAAACCCGGGTGGCTATACAGATCATGACGCCTCTGAGGAACAGTTTCATGTGGAAGACCCCCGCTCAGCAGGGGAAGTAGCCAGGGCAATAAAAGAACATGGTTATGAAGCAGTATGGAAAGATTGGGACGTGCAGCTGGTGTAA
- a CDS encoding Rne/Rng family ribonuclease: MSTTIFINHRSYESRVAYMENGELSEILIERKREGGIVGNIYKGVVSKVLPGMQAAFVDIGLEKAAFLYVADLGREQLGVDAALPDLEDGDANGEKARSAEYPPIDEILRLGDELIVQVSKEPISTKGARITSYITLPGRHLVLMPTIDHIGISRRIASEQERHRLRSILNDLKPAGMGLIARTVAENRQKEDFASDQSFLTNLWDVIMKKAGEVKAPALLYQDLDLILKTMRDLFTREVATLYIDDEAEYLRCREFASRLLPHLFDRIELYHGKEPLFDAFNIEVELNKLSNKKVWLKSGGYIVIDQAEALTAIDVNTGRYVGKKNLEDTILQTNLEAAREICYQLRLRNIGGIIIIDFIDMEEEENRLKLLQALEVNLKKDRAKTNVLPVSELGLVEMTRKRVRDSIGRVLYESCHYCEGRGFLKSPHTVCYDIFREIQRIAGIYKGKKLYIEAYADVADIMFSEEAEYVEKLEEDCCVKLVIKSNPHFHQEHYEIVPL; encoded by the coding sequence ATGTCAACAACTATCTTTATCAATCATCGCAGTTATGAATCCCGCGTCGCCTATATGGAAAATGGTGAATTGAGTGAAATTCTCATCGAACGCAAGCGCGAAGGCGGCATTGTGGGGAATATTTACAAGGGGGTCGTCTCAAAGGTACTGCCCGGAATGCAGGCGGCTTTTGTGGATATCGGTCTGGAAAAGGCAGCCTTTCTCTATGTCGCTGATCTTGGACGCGAGCAGCTGGGTGTTGATGCCGCACTGCCGGATCTTGAAGATGGCGATGCCAACGGCGAAAAAGCCCGCAGCGCGGAATATCCTCCCATTGACGAAATCCTGCGCCTTGGCGATGAGCTGATAGTGCAGGTTTCCAAGGAGCCCATTTCCACCAAGGGCGCGCGTATCACCAGCTACATCACCCTTCCCGGCAGACACCTGGTGCTGATGCCCACCATCGACCATATCGGCATATCACGTCGCATTGCTTCGGAACAGGAACGGCACCGTCTGCGCAGCATCCTTAATGATCTCAAACCGGCGGGCATGGGGCTGATTGCGCGCACTGTTGCCGAGAACCGTCAAAAAGAGGATTTTGCCAGTGACCAGAGTTTTCTGACCAACCTGTGGGATGTGATCATGAAGAAGGCCGGGGAGGTGAAGGCCCCGGCACTCCTCTATCAGGATCTTGATCTGATCCTGAAGACCATGCGTGACCTGTTCACGCGGGAAGTCGCGACGCTCTACATTGATGATGAAGCGGAGTACCTGCGCTGTCGCGAGTTCGCATCGCGACTGCTGCCCCACCTCTTTGATCGCATTGAGCTGTACCATGGCAAAGAGCCTCTTTTCGACGCCTTTAATATCGAAGTGGAGTTGAACAAGCTCAGTAACAAGAAGGTCTGGCTGAAGTCGGGTGGCTATATTGTCATCGACCAGGCTGAGGCCCTGACGGCCATCGATGTGAATACCGGGCGCTATGTGGGGAAGAAGAATCTGGAAGACACTATTTTGCAGACCAACCTGGAGGCCGCCCGCGAAATCTGCTACCAGCTCAGACTGCGCAATATCGGTGGGATCATCATCATCGACTTCATCGATATGGAGGAAGAGGAGAACCGCCTGAAGCTTTTGCAGGCCCTCGAGGTGAACCTGAAGAAAGATCGGGCCAAAACCAACGTATTACCTGTCAGCGAACTGGGACTGGTGGAGATGACCCGCAAGCGGGTGCGTGACAGCATCGGGCGCGTGCTGTATGAGTCCTGCCACTACTGTGAGGGACGCGGATTCCTGAAGTCGCCCCACACCGTCTGCTACGATATTTTCCGGGAGATTCAGCGTATCGCCGGTATTTACAAAGGCAAGAAGCTCTATATCGAGGCCTATGCCGATGTGGCTGATATCATGTTCTCCGAAGAAGCCGAATATGTGGAAAAGCTGGAAGAGGACTGCTGCGTCAAGCTGGTCATCAAGTCCAACCCCCATTTTCATCAGGAGCACTACGAGATAGTTCCCCTGTAG
- a CDS encoding epoxyqueuosine reductase QueH, with product MSDARLRMLLHACCAPCSGPVIEQLVQEYQVTLYFYNPNIHPRDEYIQRRNELVRWAHRNPEVDIVIADDDSRTWFEIIRGYEQEPEKGLRCTICYGMRLEKSAQYAAAHGYDIFTTTLSISPHKDAERINALGEDAASRSGVRFLQANFKKKGGFQRSLQISREMGFYRQHYCGCLYSMERC from the coding sequence ATGAGTGATGCTCGTCTGCGCATGCTGCTGCACGCATGCTGTGCGCCCTGCTCCGGTCCGGTTATAGAGCAGCTGGTGCAAGAATATCAGGTGACTCTCTACTTCTATAACCCGAATATTCACCCGCGGGACGAGTATATCCAGCGTCGAAACGAACTTGTTCGCTGGGCACACCGCAATCCGGAAGTCGATATAGTCATTGCCGATGATGACAGTAGAACGTGGTTTGAAATAATTCGAGGGTACGAGCAGGAGCCGGAAAAAGGTCTGCGCTGTACCATATGCTATGGTATGCGCCTGGAAAAGAGCGCACAGTATGCCGCTGCCCATGGCTATGACATCTTCACCACGACGCTGAGTATATCTCCCCACAAAGACGCTGAGCGCATCAATGCGCTGGGAGAAGATGCCGCTTCCCGCTCTGGTGTCAGATTTCTGCAGGCGAACTTCAAAAAAAAAGGAGGCTTCCAGCGAAGCCTCCAGATATCACGCGAAATGGGTTTTTACCGTCAACACTACTGTGGATGCCTGTATTCCATGGAACGCTGCTGA
- the thiS gene encoding sulfur carrier protein ThiS — protein sequence MAQVNGRTVPIPESISIEQLKEQLGVNACRMAVEVNGELIDQNRFGEAIINDQCTVEIITLAGGG from the coding sequence ATGGCACAAGTCAACGGACGCACCGTACCCATCCCCGAAAGTATCTCCATTGAACAGCTGAAAGAACAGCTGGGCGTCAACGCCTGCCGCATGGCCGTGGAAGTCAACGGCGAGCTGATCGACCAGAACCGCTTCGGGGAAGCGATCATTAACGACCAGTGTACGGTGGAGATTATTACCCTGGCTGGAGGCGGTTGA
- a CDS encoding MarR family winged helix-turn-helix transcriptional regulator, giving the protein MEPDFPMQFYWDLCAALREIKHADLEFLKKYDVGPAQFRIMRYTHGKRGGVNLKDIATLMEVSPSNASRLVDKLVQKGWIDRSISPISKREILLQLTPDGKKMLKRIAPEQRKNIGKLLNAKLSQHDLEQLHELLQKLLGGQQSQEEYAEECDRAI; this is encoded by the coding sequence TTGGAACCTGATTTCCCCATGCAGTTTTACTGGGACCTGTGTGCAGCATTGCGTGAAATCAAACACGCTGATCTGGAATTCCTGAAGAAATACGATGTAGGACCAGCACAGTTCCGCATCATGCGCTATACCCACGGCAAGCGCGGCGGCGTTAACCTTAAGGATATAGCAACCCTGATGGAGGTTTCTCCCAGCAATGCCAGTCGCCTGGTGGATAAACTGGTTCAGAAAGGGTGGATAGACAGGTCCATATCTCCCATCAGCAAGCGGGAAATACTGCTTCAGTTAACACCTGATGGCAAGAAAATGCTGAAAAGGATTGCGCCGGAACAGCGAAAAAATATTGGAAAGCTTCTGAACGCCAAGCTTTCCCAACACGACCTCGAACAGCTTCACGAACTGCTTCAAAAACTCCTGGGCGGCCAGCAGAGCCAGGAAGAGTACGCCGAAGAGTGTGACAGGGCCATATAG
- the msrB gene encoding peptide-methionine (R)-S-oxide reductase MsrB — translation MTRWKELTEAQWRERLTAEQYHICRCRGTERPGSGRYLLHHEEGTYTCACCGAPLFHSIWKYDSGSGWPSFWEAIDGALAYHADTSHGMQRVEIVCAVCSCHLGHVFEDGPAPTHKRYCTNSLSLNFLGTGP, via the coding sequence ATGACCCGGTGGAAAGAACTCACAGAAGCACAGTGGCGCGAGCGCCTGACTGCCGAGCAGTATCATATCTGCCGCTGCAGGGGCACAGAACGACCGGGGAGCGGTCGCTATCTTCTCCATCACGAAGAGGGTACCTATACCTGTGCCTGTTGTGGCGCTCCCCTGTTTCACTCCATCTGGAAATACGATTCCGGCTCCGGCTGGCCAAGCTTTTGGGAAGCCATTGATGGTGCGCTGGCGTATCATGCCGACACAAGTCACGGTATGCAAAGAGTCGAGATCGTCTGTGCAGTGTGCAGCTGCCACCTGGGCCATGTCTTTGAAGACGGGCCTGCGCCCACCCACAAGCGGTATTGTACCAACTCCCTGTCTCTCAACTTTCTCGGCACGGGCCCATGA
- a CDS encoding alpha/beta hydrolase, which translates to MKPGRLFLLAAAAVILVSLLLLLLIPVSHEQRLQPSSMNRTFPVALETPFSAYLQLTEAMVRAVREQQEHIAPDILEFSIDANTPYELQPASHCPEADDDGMHRQGILLVHGLTDSPYSMRALTEHLSQRCFLVRTLLMPGHGTIPGDLLTVHHDEWVRAVEYGLHHLSRAVHSLYMGGFSTGGTLSVRMALEGGHDLQGIVLLAPAIAIDSPFSHLLPLAVQFRPWLRTSADLDAVKYESFALNGALQVFRLIQHNDRLMRSSGSLGHVPVFLAISMDDATVSAPAAIRFFQEQAVHDGSRLLLFQKSSGDQFLAQQRTHILNSYLPQRNIYHFSHVSLPYQPDDRHYGVDGRYVNCLHYRAAEEEEQCRRALQVWSGEVFVPFSQEGGYMRRLTYNPRFGEMMDILDLWLEQMVIHE; encoded by the coding sequence ATGAAGCCTGGTCGCCTTTTCCTGCTGGCAGCAGCGGCGGTGATTCTCGTCAGCCTGCTTCTGCTGTTGCTGATACCTGTTTCCCATGAGCAGCGCCTTCAGCCTTCTTCCATGAACCGTACATTCCCGGTGGCTCTGGAGACGCCGTTCTCCGCATACCTGCAGCTGACAGAAGCGATGGTGCGTGCCGTGCGCGAGCAGCAGGAACACATAGCTCCCGATATTCTGGAGTTTTCCATTGACGCCAATACGCCCTACGAACTTCAGCCAGCTTCCCACTGCCCGGAGGCGGATGACGACGGAATGCACCGGCAGGGCATACTGCTGGTGCATGGACTGACGGATTCTCCTTACAGCATGCGCGCGCTGACCGAGCACCTCTCACAACGCTGTTTTCTGGTGCGCACTCTCCTTATGCCCGGCCACGGAACCATTCCGGGTGATCTGCTCACGGTGCATCACGATGAGTGGGTCAGAGCCGTAGAGTATGGCCTGCACCATCTGTCCCGCGCTGTGCACTCCCTGTATATGGGGGGCTTTTCCACCGGAGGTACCCTCAGTGTGCGCATGGCCCTGGAGGGCGGACATGACCTGCAGGGCATTGTGCTGCTGGCACCGGCCATAGCCATAGACAGTCCGTTTTCTCATCTGCTGCCACTGGCGGTACAGTTTCGCCCCTGGCTGCGCACTTCTGCAGACCTTGACGCGGTAAAGTATGAATCCTTTGCTCTGAATGGCGCATTGCAGGTATTTCGACTGATTCAGCACAATGACCGGCTCATGCGCAGTTCCGGCAGTTTGGGTCATGTGCCGGTTTTCCTGGCCATCTCCATGGATGATGCCACTGTGAGCGCGCCTGCCGCGATCAGGTTTTTTCAGGAGCAGGCCGTCCACGATGGGAGTCGTCTGCTGCTGTTTCAGAAGTCCAGTGGCGATCAGTTTCTCGCTCAGCAGAGAACGCATATTCTGAACAGTTACCTGCCGCAGCGGAACATCTATCACTTCTCCCACGTCAGCCTGCCCTACCAACCCGATGACAGACACTATGGTGTTGATGGCCGTTACGTGAACTGCCTCCACTACCGCGCTGCCGAAGAGGAAGAACAGTGCCGCAGGGCGCTGCAGGTCTGGTCTGGCGAAGTGTTCGTGCCTTTCAGTCAGGAGGGCGGGTATATGCGTCGGCTGACCTACAATCCCCGCTTCGGGGAGATGATGGATATCCTTGACCTGTGGCTGGAGCAGATGGTGATCCATGAGTGA
- the sppA gene encoding signal peptide peptidase SppA, with product MKISHLIFSLYVACALLLAGCAPANITLFPRYSDPLEEQVLQGTHQDKILVIPIQGFISSTPREGMLTTKPSLVQEVVAHLDMARRDPLIRAVILTVDTPGGTTVDSDILYHEIERFRLETGTPVVVSLMGMATSGGYYISLASDLITAHPATITGSVGTIFIRPKVHGLMEKLGLEAQVTRSGSLKDMGSPFRPELPAEQELIQQMVDDVNGFFLELVQQRRRLSAEHMADVASARIYTASQALEVGLIDEVLHFPRVLTRAAEISGASPDARVVVYRRSAYANDNVYNTMTNSAPGPALVDFGFVGHMASLKSGFYYLWAPQYE from the coding sequence ATGAAGATATCACACTTGATTTTCTCACTGTATGTGGCCTGCGCCCTTCTCCTTGCAGGCTGTGCTCCTGCCAATATCACCCTCTTCCCCCGCTACTCCGATCCTCTGGAGGAGCAGGTGCTGCAGGGGACTCACCAGGATAAGATTCTGGTCATCCCCATCCAGGGTTTTATTTCCAGTACTCCCCGGGAGGGAATGTTGACCACCAAGCCCAGTCTGGTGCAGGAGGTGGTTGCCCACCTGGATATGGCGCGTCGTGATCCTTTAATCCGGGCGGTTATCCTGACCGTGGACACTCCTGGGGGGACGACCGTTGACAGTGATATCCTCTATCATGAAATTGAGCGTTTCCGTCTTGAAACGGGCACTCCGGTGGTGGTAAGTCTGATGGGAATGGCAACTTCAGGCGGTTATTACATCAGCCTGGCTTCAGATCTTATTACGGCTCACCCTGCAACCATCACGGGATCGGTGGGCACGATCTTCATCCGTCCGAAGGTGCATGGGCTCATGGAGAAACTTGGGCTTGAGGCGCAGGTTACCAGGTCTGGCTCCCTGAAGGATATGGGCAGTCCCTTCCGCCCTGAGCTGCCTGCAGAGCAGGAGCTGATTCAGCAGATGGTTGATGATGTCAATGGCTTCTTTCTTGAACTGGTGCAGCAGCGCCGCAGGCTTTCGGCGGAACACATGGCCGATGTCGCGAGCGCAAGAATCTATACTGCCAGCCAGGCCCTTGAAGTGGGTCTGATAGACGAGGTTCTGCACTTTCCCCGCGTGCTCACACGGGCTGCAGAAATTTCCGGTGCCAGCCCCGATGCCAGGGTGGTTGTTTATCGCCGGAGTGCCTACGCAAATGACAATGTCTATAACACCATGACGAACAGTGCTCCGGGCCCAGCTCTGGTCGATTTTGGCTTTGTGGGCCACATGGCATCCCTGAAGAGCGGTTTTTACTATCTCTGGGCTCCCCAGTACGAATAA
- the thiC gene encoding phosphomethylpyrimidine synthase ThiC, translated as MNVTQMHRARKGEITEAMQTVAASEQLEPEFVRSEVARGRMVITANINHKNLVPMGIGINARCKVNANIGNSKLSSGCREELEKLHMAIRYGADTVMDLSTGEDINRIRTAIIENSPVPIGTVPMYQAVEEVEDPLDLSARKILDVIEEQARQGVDYMTVHCGILRRHIPMAIGRTTGIVSRGGSLMAQWMQKHQKENPIFDHYDELLEICKAYDVTLSLGDSLRPGCLADASDEAQLSELEVLGQLCKRAWEQDVQVMIEGPGHVPIDQIEFNVRKQQELCHEAPFYVLGPLVTDIAPGYDHITGAIGGALAAYYGVSMLCYVTPKEHLGLPNAEDVRNGIIAFKIAAHSANIARKFPGVRDRDDEMSRARFAFDWQKQFALSLDPERARQYRMESMPEELRNDCSTEHCSMCGPKFCSMNISHQIMNADAANAAK; from the coding sequence ATGAATGTAACCCAGATGCACCGGGCCCGCAAAGGCGAAATCACCGAGGCCATGCAGACGGTAGCGGCCAGCGAACAGCTCGAACCGGAGTTCGTGCGCAGCGAAGTGGCCCGTGGCCGCATGGTCATCACCGCCAACATTAACCACAAGAACCTTGTCCCCATGGGCATCGGCATCAACGCCCGCTGTAAGGTCAACGCCAACATCGGCAACAGCAAGCTCTCCAGCGGCTGCCGTGAAGAGCTGGAAAAGCTGCACATGGCCATCAGGTATGGCGCCGACACGGTCATGGACCTTTCCACAGGCGAGGATATCAACCGCATCCGTACCGCCATCATTGAAAACTCTCCCGTGCCCATCGGCACCGTACCCATGTACCAGGCGGTGGAGGAAGTGGAGGATCCCCTTGATCTGAGTGCCCGCAAAATCCTCGATGTCATAGAAGAGCAGGCCCGCCAGGGCGTGGACTACATGACTGTGCACTGCGGCATTCTGCGCCGCCACATTCCCATGGCCATTGGCCGCACCACAGGCATTGTCAGCCGTGGTGGCAGCCTGATGGCTCAGTGGATGCAGAAGCACCAGAAGGAAAACCCCATCTTCGACCACTACGATGAGCTGCTGGAAATCTGCAAAGCCTACGACGTCACCCTCTCCCTGGGAGACAGCCTGCGCCCCGGCTGCCTGGCCGACGCCTCCGACGAAGCCCAGCTCAGCGAGCTGGAAGTCCTGGGTCAATTATGCAAACGAGCCTGGGAGCAGGATGTTCAGGTAATGATCGAAGGCCCCGGCCATGTACCCATCGACCAGATCGAGTTCAACGTGCGTAAGCAACAGGAGCTGTGCCACGAAGCCCCCTTCTATGTCCTCGGCCCCCTGGTCACTGACATAGCCCCCGGCTACGACCACATCACCGGCGCCATCGGTGGCGCCCTGGCAGCCTACTACGGCGTGTCCATGCTCTGCTACGTCACCCCCAAGGAACACCTGGGCCTGCCCAACGCTGAAGACGTGCGCAACGGCATCATCGCATTCAAGATTGCCGCTCACAGCGCCAACATCGCCCGCAAGTTTCCCGGCGTCCGCGATCGCGACGACGAGATGAGCCGCGCCCGCTTCGCCTTCGACTGGCAGAAGCAGTTCGCCCTCTCCCTCGACCCCGAACGCGCCCGTCAGTACCGCATGGAATCCATGCCCGAAGAACTCAGGAACGACTGCAGCACCGAACACTGCTCCATGTGCGGACCCAAGTTCTGCTCCATGAATATCAGCCACCAGATCATGAACGCCGACGCTGCCAATGCAGCCAAGTAA